A segment of the Brevinematia bacterium genome:
GTGGCGGAAGTGGAAATGGAGCAGGTGTTTTATTAGCAACAGTGAGTTTTCTTGAGAGTAAGGGAATTTTGAGTGCAACGAAGAAGAGTGAAATCTTTTCAGAAGTTATAAGAATTGGTGCTGACATACCATTTTTTCTTCAATCAGGTGGTTGTGTGGTTAGGGGCAAAGGAGAGAAGATCATTCCTATTAAAGGGCTTTTGGAGACACTTTTGGATTACAACTTAGTAGTTGTGTATCCAGGTTTTCCTTCATGCACAAAAGATGCCTACGACTTTATCTCTAAGAAAAAACTATATCATCCTGAAAGATGGGCGTTAGATGTGGCTACCGGTATTGCCAAAAGAAGCATAAAACTGGAGGAACTAAAAGGAATGTTGAAAAATACATTTGAATTATTCATAATCTCACCAGTTGTTAAGGAAGTAAAAGGAGAGCTTTACAGAATGGGAGCACTATTTTCCGCAATGAGTGGTAGCGGTTCAAGTGTATATGGAATCTTTAGTAAGCAAACTGATAGTATAGGTATAAAGAAATCTTTAGTCAGCAGATTTGGATTTAGTGAAAATCAGATATTTATCACTAGGTTCGTTGAGAACCCAGTGCAATTTATCTAGCTACTTGGAGGTTTGTATGAAGATTACGAATGTTAGGATCAAAAAGTTTCAATCCGATGGGAGAAGGCCTAGCAGAGTGAAAGGTATTGCTTCTGTGACGTTTGATGGGCAGTTTGTGGTTCACAATATCAAAATAGTTGAGGGACAGGGAAAGCTGTTCATATCTATGCCTTCTAGGAGAGTGGGAGATCAAAACAAAGACATTGCTCACCCAATTACACCTGAGTTTAGAAAAGAACTTGAGGAAGCTATTCTCTCTCACTACAACTCTATTTAAAATTGTAGAATAATTATTGGTCTCGTAGCCTTCCAAAAAGTACAAAATACTCTAGCAAGAATAAGTGTTAAAAAGTTAAGTTTTAGACTTATTCCACAAGTTGTTGGCATCCTAACTATTGAAATATTCCAATAAAATATTGAGATACTGTTTCCATGGTGTCTGTTATTAGCAAAATTCCTACCAGAACTAAAATACCTCCGCTTATCAATCCTACAGCTCTTAAAGCTTTCCTAGCTTTAGAAAGCATAGATACCGAAGATTCAATAAATACCGATATAATGAAAAATGGTAATGAGAATCCCAAGGAGTATACTCCCAGAAGTGCTCCGCCATAAAGCATACTACCAGAATGGAGAGCAATTCCTACCACCGTGCCAAGTATAGGACCTACACACGGAGTCCAACCTAGAGCAAATGACACCCCCATCAGAAAAGCTGTTAAAAAGCTAGCTTTTTCGGAAGAAAAATTACCTATTCTTTTTTCTTGCTCAAGAAATGGTATTCTTAGAAGACCTATAATATGTAATCCGAAAACCAATACAATTATCCCCATTACTCTACTTAAGATTTCCTTCACTGAAGATAGTATTTCTCCAACCTGTCCCGCAATCACACCAAAGACTATGAAGATAATAGTAAAACCAATAGTGAAATAAAGCGTAGAAATCACTATCCTCACTCTGTCTCTAACACTAATCTTACCCTGCTTTATATTGGATACCGAAATACCGGAAATAAGCGAGATATATGGAAGCACAAGCGGTAACACACAAGGAGAAAGAAACGAGAGAAGTCCTGCTAGAAACACTATAGGAATGCTTACTTCCATAACTACACTCCTGAAATGCTATACTCTATATACCATAGAGTATAAATATAAACATACAGATTTGATTTGACAAATTACACTCTAGGTCTCTAGACATTTTATTTCACACGTATTTTTCGCTTATATACTATAAGTAAGCCAGGGAACATAGTTTTAGCCATGAATGTCTCTGCTAACGCCTTTAGAGACTCTTAAGGCGCTTGTTCAAGCTTTTTGATAGAAAGCCACAATAGGGATAAAACTAGTTTTGAAAATGAAGTTGAAGGAAGAAAATCCATTTTTAAGCTATAAGGGTTTAAAATTCCTCAATACTTCTAGCTAAGGTTAGTGAAAAAACCTTACCAGCTCCTAGAGTTTTGATGATGCTACTGCATACATTGAGGGTGCTACCTGTAGTAAATACATCGTCAACGATTAGAACGGTTTTACCTTTTATTTCCTCCCTTTTCTTTCTTACAAAGAATTGTTCTTTGGCTAATCTCAATCTTTCGTCTCTTGAGAGTTTCTTCTGCTGTTTAGCAAACAGTTTTCTTCCAATTACTCTTTCAAATTTTTTCCTATTTTTTCTCGCAAGAGGTTTGAAAATTAGTTCAATCAGATCAAATCCTCTTTTGAGGAAAGCTTTTAGAGATGAAGGGACAGGAACTATTATATCTATGGGTTCACCAAATATTTTGTCTAGAACTACATTTTGTGTCAAACGTTTTATTATCCTAATTTTCTGGGTTTCGTTGTTGAATTTGATTTTCTGAATAATGTTTCTGATGATTCCATCATAAGTGTAGAGAGAAATATTTCTATCCATATTTAGTTTTTGGTTAGCACAGAAATAGCACCAATTCTTGGCGTTGGGAAGGCCACATTTAGGACAAGAACTGAAGATATCTATCATCTTTATGCTAGATAAACATTTTTCGCATATACCATAGCTTAGGTTCTTGTATTCTAGCTCGCAACCGCAGTTGTAACATTCTCTTTCTGTTATCAGTTTCAACTTTTACCTCCTTCTTTTGAACTTTTCCATCTCACGCTCTCTCTTTTTGTTTCTGTAGTCTATATAAGATATTAGTCCAAGGATGATTAGAAATGCAACTGCTACTATCACAAGGAGTAGTATAACTCTGGCCATGATTACTAGTCTTCTACTGTTACTGGAATAAAGGGAAGTTGTTTTTTAATTCCTACAAATTTCCACACAGTTTTTATTAGGTCATTTAGGGAGCCTACAATTATTCTTTCCTTTCTGTCAATGATAGTTCTAGAGTAGTGAGCATATGAGGAAAACTTGTCAAAAATGTCTTTGTAATACGAGAATCCATAGTAAGGTATACCGTTAATTAGCACAAGTTCGATATCATTAAACCAAGCGTTAACTATACTAGAGAATATATCCTTGTCTTTGAGCCTAATTACGGTTATATCTGCAAGATTTCCCTGCTGTATTCTTCCAACTTTATTATCAATTCTGAAAGCTTTAGCTGGATTACTGGTTATCATGAACAGAATTGTTCTATCACTGATGTCTTCTCCATATTTGGATTTGTATGCCATCTTCAGGAATTTCATTTCTTCTAGGATGTTCATTCCACCGGACATAGGTGAATCGGTACCTAGAGAAGTATTTATTCCTCTAGCTAACCATTCTCTTATTCTGGCAATTCTTTTGAACATAAAGTAGTTAGAGATGGGACAAGTGATAAGGTGTGCGCCTGCTTTAGCTATTTTCTCAAGATCTTCGTCTGACAGAGCAAGTCCGTGTATCATAACAGTATGTTCTGTCAAAGCTTTGTATTCTTCAAGGTAGTCAATTCCTTTCATTGATTCTTCGTCAAATCCTTCCTCAATGTGGGTTACGAATGGCCAATTATTTTCAACTGCCCTCCTATGCTCAATTTCAACTCCATCTCCCCATTTTAGGTCATATTCAGATACTTCGTGAGCTAGTGAATATTCGTTGATAACCTTTACGGGTAGTTTATTTATAAATTCACGATTAACTTTGTGAGGTATGTGATCCATCACAGTAGTAACTCCAGATATTAGATTCTTGTAAGCTCCGAGAAGGTATAGATAAAAGTTTGGTATTTTGCTTCTTTCAGCATATACTTCGGAAGATTTTAGAATGTCATCCCACGGTTTCCAGGAGATATGGGGGCCTTCACCAACTCTAGGCCAGTAAGACCCAAGGAGATGATCGTGAGCATTTATTATCCCTGGTATTGCAACAGTGTCAGACCTTAGGAGAATAACTACTTCAGCGTTAACTCTATATTCTCCTATCTCAACAATCCTTCCAGAAGGAATTTCTATGTAGATTCCTTGTTTCTCTATAATTCTGTCTGGGGTAAGTATAAACCCAGGTCTCAAAAAGACAAGCATACTTCACTTAATTTATCGGAAACAGGAATTTTTTACTCTAAGTTTTGCGTTCTATTTCTTTGTTTGGTTTGGGAATAATGGATGTAAATTGTAGAATCAAAGCTCTTGCTAGAACTATTTTTGCTTATTTCCTCTTGCGTCACTGGCTCCTGAGAACTTAGGGTTGTTTACACCGGTTATGAGCCAGGTTGCGTCTAACTTGAAGTCTCTGTACAAACCACCTTGTAATGTGTCAACGACAAAAGTGTTATCAAGGATCTTGTGGAGCAAAATATCGTTTAGTCCGTCTTCAAATATTCCAAATCCCTTAGCTCCTGGAACACTAGAGATGGTGCAATTGGATATAATGAAGTTTATTACACCATCAGTTTTGTAAAGATACACGATGCTATTTGTTACTTCAGCCTTGTTCTGAGTAATTTCAATGTTAAGCAACAGAGAGTTAGTTGAATCATATATAGCAATTCCACCTCCATGAAGTTTGGAAGAGTTGTTCACGACTTTAGTGTCAATTATTGTTGTATCCAGATCCCTGAAGGTAAATATCCCACCACCAATGTTTTCTGATCTATTCCCAGTAACCTCTGAAGCTTCAATTTTTGTTGATCTAGAAAACTCAATGTAGATCCCTCCACCGTCTTTCCGAGAAGTGTTGTTTTGCACTTTACTTTTGACATTATTTTTAGAGCCTGTTATGTAAATTCCACCTCCGTTCTGTGTTGCAATATTTTCAGAAACTGAGCCAAGAATGACATTCTCTTCACCTCTTATAAAAATTCCTCCCCCTGTAAACTGGGCGGTATTTCTAGACACGGAACTATTGATAGTAGCTTTATATGTAGTTTCCAGAAATACTCCTCCACCGTTTCTGCTTGCCGAATTATCGGTAATGGAGGACTCTACAAGTAACGAAGTGGTCTTAAACCCATATACACCACCGCCATCTCTTGAAGTATTACTTTTAATGATAGCTTTTACAGTGTTTCCTGCGCCAACATTTACAAAAACTCCACCTCCGGAATTCTGAGAATTGTTAAACTGCACCGTTGTATCGGAAACTAAGTTACCTATCCCCTTGTCAATATAGATTCCTCCACCTTCTCTGGAAGAATTATAGGAAAACTCCGAGTTTTTCAATGTATTGCTTACCCCACTGATCAATGCGCCACCTCCCCATATACTTGCAGAATTACTTTGCACTGTCAAAGAAGAAAGCTCATTGTAATTACCAACTAGATAGATACCCCCTCCATTGTCGCCAGAATTACCTATAACCTTAGAGTCAAGAATTTTGTTGTTGTTACCAATTATGCACATCCCAGCCCCATTGCCTACTGAATTGTTTGAGGATATAACATTTCTCACAACGGAGTAATCAGATTTGTTAAGATATATCCCCCCTCCGTTTTTTTCGTTTCTCTCCCTATTTGTTGTTCCCAAAACAACAAAATTCTCTATAAGTGCATTTGTAACTTCCCTGACTTCTATTACGGCTTGAACTTTCTTTTGCCCATCTAATATAGAGTAACCAACTATACTACTAAAGCTAGGATCATAACCTCCTATAAGCTTTATGTTATGATGCTTTATTGCTACTCCACTGAATCCTGTGTTCAACCCTTTACCAGGAGAGTATACTCCTTCAGCTACCTTGATAACTCTCACACCAAAAACCACTCCTTTGTCAATTGCTACTTCTATTGTTCTAAAAGGAAGAGCTTTGGTGCCAGGATTTTCATCACTGCCGGTTGGTGAAACGTAAACACTTGATTCTGCTTCGTAAGGATCTTTTACACCAGCTTTTTGAGAAAATGCTAAATTACTTACCAAAAAGAATAGAACGGAAAAAGCTATCAAAAATTCTATTCTCCTCATATAGACCTCCTTCTTCCTCAGATTTGCTTGAGATTAAGCATCTTAACCCTAGATAATTTTATATATATGAATCGGCATTGTAAAGTTTTTTCTAAAACCTTGATATCTGAGTTCTTCTCTGGATCCGTAGAATCCTTTCATGCCGTAGGTGAAAAAAATCTACCCGCGATGTTGCGAAGTTCAACAAACACGCTTAGAAACTTAGCAAAGGCAGGGCAAAAAAGACTGGAAGTAAAAATTAACCTTGATGAGCTTAGCAAACTGATATTGATACTTTTTGGAGTAATGTTTTTTCTTGGCTGTCCTCAACCCAAGAAGGTAGCAACTCCTACACCAGTTAAGAATAAGGATGTGATAGTAGAAAATAGTTCCTGGATTGTAGAAGTAGGTCCCATTCCTGAGTGGGTGTTGTATACTGAGTCACCAAGAGAACTTCAAAAATCCGGAGACAGAGTATTCTTTGTGGTTTTTGTTGAGTCTGAAAAGAGGGAAGATATTGACCCTTATGGTGAATTTTCATCCTATCTTTCACATTATCTACCTGATGCTCCGAAGCTTGTTGGTATTCTAAAACTTAGTAAGAGTAGTAAATACTGGCAAAAGCTTAAAAACGGAAAGTATCAGAATTTCTTTAAGTATGAGATTACGAAAGAAAGCATTCTTGAAGCTTTAAAGAGAAAGAATGAGTTTTCAGAAAAAACTAGAATTTTCCTAGACAAGTTGCAATAAAAAGCAAGTTCTAGGGTAGCGGATCGTATCCGCCAGGATTAAGTGGATTACATCTTAAAATCCTTCTAATACCAAGTAAAATTCCCTTTGCAACGCCATACTTAGCTATAGCTTCTTTCGTATATTCCGAGCAAGTAGGATAAAACCTACAGGTTTTCCCTTTCAGAGGACCTAGATATTTTTGGTAGATTTCTATAGCATTTATTATAAGTTCTTTTACCAATTTCCCCATTTCTCCTCTGGAAACATTCTATTCGTCTGTTTGCTTTAGTAGCAAATTCTAAACCATATCTATGTGTTTCTGTAAACTCCTGCACCGTTTTTCAATAAATTCCAAAATTCAACAACTGAGTATGGTTTTTTGTTTTTCTCGCAGTCTCCGTCGGAATTGGTAAATACCCTTCTTGATAAACACCTAGGAGACTTGTTGCAAAGAGAAGTTTTGCAACTAATGAAAACCAAAAAGTAAGTAAGAAAGGTTTAGAATCTTGCTTACTTACCTAATGGAAACTGAAATTTATTGGTCTTTTTGGAATTGAACACAGAGATACAAACTAGAATAGGAATCCTAAAGGCATAATATTTTGGTGTTGTCGCCTTGACTTTATTTACAGATTTACTTAGATATTTATCTATGGAAACTGTTACTTCCAAGGAAAGCATTGTAGATGAGATAACTAGGTTAAAAAGGAAAAAAAATGCCGTAATACTAGCTCACAACTACCAAGTTGGAGAAGTTCAAGATATAGCGGATTTTGTGGGTGACTCTCTGGGGCTATCAGTAAAAGCTAAGGAAACTAATGCTGATATAATTGTCTTTTGTGGGGTTCACTTTATGGCAGAAACTGCTTACATCCTTAACCCTGATAAAAAGGTTTTACTCCCAGACCTTGAAGCAGGATGTTCGTTAGCAGATAGTATAACCGTTGATGAACTGAGAAAATGGAAAAGTCAATATCCAGATGCGGTGGTAGTTTCTTACATTAACACAACTGCTGAAATAAAGGCTGAAAGTGATTACTGTTGCACTTCTTCAAATGCCTTGAAAGTAATAAACTCTATACCTAGTGATAAGGAAATTTTGTTCCTTCCTGATATGTTTTTGGGAATTTATGTTGCCAGAGCGACCAATAGGAAAATACATGTATGGCCTGGTGAATGTCATGTTCATGCAAATATAAGGCCTTCAGATATTGAAGGCGTCAGGGCTAAGCATCCAAATGCAGACTTTCTGATACACCCCGAGTGTGGATGCACTACCAGTTGTTTCTATTATCTTGAAAAGCAAGATATAAGCGCGAGAAACACTCACTTTCTCTCAACTGAAGGAATGGTAAATTTTGTGAAAAACTCTGCGAAGAATGAGTTTGTAGTAGCTACCGAGCTTGGGGTGTTACACAGAATGAAAAAATACAGACCAGATGCCCAATATTACCCCGTGAGTGAAAATATGATATGCGAGTATATGAAAAAAATAACCTTAGAGAAAGTTCTGTGGGCTCTTAAGGAAGAGAAATACCAAGTAGTCGTGCCTGAGGAGATAAGAAAAAAAGCCCTAATACCTATCCAGAGAATGCTTGAGATTAAGTGAACAACTACAAACAATTTATCAGGAACTAGTATCTTTCTAAACTCAAAAACAAACTCTAAAACTGAGAAGTAGTTAAGCTCCATCTTTTTAGAACATCACCTTGTGCCAAGCCTCTAGTGAATTTATTGAGAAAGTGTTCATCAGTTCAAGAAGAAACCACCCGAGAAACATAAAAAATCATAAATTTTAGACTTTATTGGAGTCTAGGGGAGGTTTGTTGATTTTAGCTAATTGATCATTTAGAATATCCTTTGACCTACACTAGGTGGTGGCTGTATGGTTGGCAAATCCAAGATTCTGGGTGAGTTTGGAGAAAGACTATATAACAAAGCCTTAAAGAAGCTGGAAGGAGCTCAGGTTGAAAACATAGAGTTTACTTCAGAGGATCATAGTATAAGAATTTCTGGAAAAATTCAAGATGGGGAAGAAGTGTTTTTCACAGAGGTTGTAATAGATGCAACTTCTGACAACATAATAGATTTTAGATGTTCGTGTAATGAAGAATGTGAGCATGTTGTAATGTTACTTTTAAGCTCAAGTAACCAGGATAAAGAAGAAATAATTAGCAGAATGAGAAAATTCAACTCTGAAAAAAGGCTTTTACCCTTAGAAGTATTACTTGATTTTTCACACCTAAAGCTACTCTCTGTCATAAGGGTGAGATTTGACCTTGCGGATAAGAAGCTTGCGAGAAGTCCTAAGAACTACATATACGAATATATAGTAGACGATGTTAAGACTGTGAAAGTAACTCCAGAGGATGATAAGTTTCTTAGATACCTTATCTCCGAAAACAATGTCTACACCTATCCTGATGAAGGAATTAGTCTTTCAATGAGCCAGTTTCTTAGGATGGTAGAACTTATTAAGGAACATCCTAGGGTATATATCTATCCGTCCCATGAAAAATTGATTGTAAGTAATAAGGTCTTTGTCCCTAAGCTTAGAGTGGTTTATGAAAGTGTAGATGGTATAAAGAAACTGAAAATTCAAACCGAGGAGGATTACTCAGATGTATACGTAATAGCGAATGGAAACGAGAAGAGAGTTCTTAGGGGTAATGAGCTTTATGTATTTGACAACCCTATTCCGATAGAGAATTGGTTGGCAATTCTTGAGAATAAGTTCAAGATTAGTGAGAAGGAGTTTCCGAAATTTTTCGGTAAATTCTATGAACTATTGTCAAATTCTTCACTTTTAAAGCTTAGTGAAGAGATTGATATAAGTAAGCCGGTAATAGTTGATGTAAAAGACTTAGAAGTGAAGCTATACCTTGATTACAATGAGAGTATTGAAAAACTTTACTGGGAACCGATCATTGTGCTTAAAAACAAAGAGGTTAGAATAAAAGACATTTTTGATGTTTTAGTTAACCACATTGAGATTGATAGAAACCATTTTGTAAGTGATCTTAAGGCACTGAGGCAGGTGATATTAAATGAACTTTATGAGATAGGGATGAAGGAATACCTTCTCTCCTTGAGCAATCCAAGTCAGTATATCCCAATAGACAAGGAAAGTTTTGTAAAAAAAATCTTAGTCAACTACACCCTATGGAAGAATAGGGTTGAACTATCAAACAGAACAAAACTATTAGTTCCTATAGAGGTTGAAATAGTCTTTGATATTGATATTTCTACTGAAAGTAGGACCAACTTCAAGTTTCAATTTAAGGTCTTTTTCATAGAGGTGGGTTCAAAGAACATAGTAAAAGAGGTTAGTGTAGAATCTTTTATCAAAAACTTTTCAAGCTTACCCAGCAGTGGTGTTATTGAGGTTGGTGGTAGATACTTCAAGATAACGAACGTCACTGAAGTTCAGAACATACTAAATAGGATAAAAGACATAGCCTTAGATGACAAAAGTGAGAGCACCCTGATAAGGCTTATTAGAATACTCTCTCTTGAAGATGAACTGTTAGAGGATAAACTAATAAATGTTCTGAGAGTGAGGAAAGATGAAACTGTGGAGAGACTGAAAGCAGATATGAAGACGATGGGCAGAGGAATAGAAATTGACATACCTGCTGAGATAAGAGATGTAATAAGAGAGTATCAGAAGACAGGGTATTATTGGTTAAATTTCTTGTATAGAAACAGTTTTGGTGGCATCTTAGCCGATGATATGGGGCTGGGGAAGACTTTACAAGCTTTGGCATTTATAAAGGGTATTAGAGAGTTTAGCAAAAAGTTTCCTTCATTGGTTATCTGTCCAACTTCACTTACTCACAACTGGGCTAGAGAGATAGATAAATTCTTCCCGGGTATGAGATATGCGGTAGTCTCAGGAAAACCAAAGGAAAGAGAGGAAATATTGAATAACTATAGTAACTACGATGTTATAATAACCTCTTATGCACTGCTTAGAAACGATGTGGAAATGTATGCTGACAGAGAGTTTGAAGTTGTAATAGTTGATGAGGCTCAGTATATAAAAAACAAGGAAGCAAAGATAACAAAGTTTGTTAAGCTTCTAAACTCAAGAATAAAAGTTGCATTAACTGGAACGCCAATAGAAAACTCTGTTTCAGATTTGTGGTCAATTTTTGACTTTATAATGCCAGGTATGTTAGGTAGTTACCAAACATTTATTGAAAAGTACTCTAATCCTGAGAATTACGGGGAACTAGCGAAGAAAATCTCGTATTTTGTGTTAAGAAGGAAGAAAGAGGATGTGCTTAGGGAATTACCAAGTAAGATTGAGCAAAACATCTTTGTACCTTTATCTCCTGAACAAAGCGAGATATACGATAGAATGGTAAGAGAGATCAAACTGAACATTCTTAAACAAGTCGGGGAATTTGGTTTCGAAAAATCAAAAATGCATATTCTCTCCGCCCTGACTAAATTAAGACAGGTATGCAATCACCCATATCTTATATCTGAAGATTACAGAGACATAAAGTCCGGAAAGATGGAACTTCTAATGGACTTATTGGATGACGCCATTGAAGGTGGGCATAAGGTCTTAGTATTTTCACAGTTTGTTGAAATGCTGAAAATAATAAGAGAAGAGTTTGAAAATCAAGGTATAAAATACTCCTACCTTGATGGTTCAACTAAAAACAGGCAGAAGGTTATAGATGAGTTTAATAGCAAAGATGACATAAAAGTCTTTCTTATAAGTCTAAAGGCCGGGGGATTTGGCATAAATCTAACCTCTGCAGATATAGTAATACTCTATGACCCTTGGTGGAATCCGATGATAGAGAGGCAGGCTATGGACAGAGTCCATAGAATAGGGCAAACAAAAACAGTGAATGTTTATAAATTGATCTCCGAAAACACAATTGAAGAAAAAATTCTGTCTCTACAGGAAAGCAAAAGAATTATTTTCTCTAGTGTCATAGAAGCAAGTTCTTCCTTGCTATCGTCAATGACGTGGGAAGATGTGAAATCTTTACTTGAGTAGTTACATTTAGTAGTTACATTTCAAACGAATGTCCTAAATAGATCTCTCTGGCTTTCGGGTCATTTATTAACATATTTGCATCACCTTCTATAAGTATTTCTCCATTGTGTATTATATAAGCTCTATCAACTATCTTAAGCGTTTCTCTGACATTGTGGTCAGTTACTAGTACTCCAATTCCTTTATCCTCCTTAAGTCTTCTAATGATAGTCTGTATATCATTTATAGCTATGGGATCTATTCCAGTAAAAGGTTCATCCAGGAGAAGAAAGGAAGGCTCTAAAGCTATTATTCTTGCAACTTCTAATCTTCTTTTTTCACCACCTGATAGAGACATTGCTAGATTTTTCCTTACCTTAGTAAGTCCCATATACTCAAGTACTTCTTCAGTTTTGGTTCTCAGTTCTTTGCCAGAGATTCCTTTAAGTTCAAGCACGGCTTTTACATTATCCTCTACCGAAAGAGACCTAAATACTGAGTGTTCCTGAGGTAAGTAACCTATTCCCAATTGGGCCCTTTTGTATATAGGCCAAGTAGTTATATTCTTGTTGTCAAAGAATATATTACCACCATCAGGTGATACTATTCCTACTATCATATAAAAAGTAGTTGTTTTTCCGGAACCATTTGGTCCGAGAAAACCAACAACTTCACCCTTCTCTATCTCCAGAGATATTCCATTAACCACAAATCTTCTATTGTATTGCTTGTAGACCTTATCTACCCTAAGCTTACTCATAACAGAATGATAATTAAACAAACTAAGCTTTTTCTAGTTATCTGCGATATGGATAGTTCTTGTATGTACTCGGCATCTAGGTTTACAGATATTGTATTCTACTTGTGCAATAGAAGTTTGAGTTATTTGAATTTCAGTTTGATATTACCAAAAGTTTTTATTAAAATTTTATGCGTAAAATTTTAAGGAGGTGAGAGGAAAAGATGGAAAAGATAACTTCTCTTGGTAAACATCTTCTTGTTGAATACTATGATTGTGATGTTGATGTTCTTGACAGTGTGGATGAAATAAGAGGAGCTATGGTTAAAGCAGCAAAGCTTTCTGGTGCTACTGTGATCAATGACACTTTCCATCATTTCAGTCCTTTTGGTGTAAGTGGTGTTGTAGTAATTGCAGAATCTCATCTGGCTATACATACCTGGCCAGAACATAAGTTTGCTGCGGTTGATCTCTTCACTTGTGGTGAAGATGTAGATCCTTGGATAGGTTTCAGGTATCTTAAGGAAGTGCTAAAGTCTAAGTATTTTACAGTGATGGAGATGAGAAGAGGACTAATAGACGCAAAGGATGGAAAACTACTTTTTAAACCAGTATCCTCAGAAGAAACTCTGCCGTCCAATAAGATATGACTGGCTGAAGGTGAAAGAAATAAAAGTTCCAAGAGAAGGTTTTTAGCTTTAAATTAGCTTAGTCCCAAACATTTCTTTATTTCTTTTACAGTTTTGTCTATAGCCCCAGGTTTGTATTCATTCTTTATCTTTTCAAGTTTATCCTTGGTTGTTTTAATGTAGTTCTCGTCCAACATGGTTTCAACAAGAGCTAATATGTTCCTAGGATTAACCTTGTTTTGAAGTAGTTCAGGGTAAATTTGTTCACCAAGGAGAATGTTAGGTAGAGATATAAACTTACTTCTTACAACTCTTTTTCCTATTTCAAATGTTAGCTTTGACACTTTGTACAAGACTATTGCTGGTTTCTCTAAAAGAGCGAGCTCCAGAGTTACTGTTCCGGATGTAACTATTGC
Coding sequences within it:
- a CDS encoding NosD domain-containing protein; this encodes MRRIEFLIAFSVLFFLVSNLAFSQKAGVKDPYEAESSVYVSPTGSDENPGTKALPFRTIEVAIDKGVVFGVRVIKVAEGVYSPGKGLNTGFSGVAIKHHNIKLIGGYDPSFSSIVGYSILDGQKKVQAVIEVREVTNALIENFVVLGTTNRERNEKNGGGIYLNKSDYSVVRNVISSNNSVGNGAGMCIIGNNNKILDSKVIGNSGDNGGGIYLVGNYNELSSLTVQSNSASIWGGGALISGVSNTLKNSEFSYNSSREGGGIYIDKGIGNLVSDTTVQFNNSQNSGGGVFVNVGAGNTVKAIIKSNTSRDGGGVYGFKTTSLLVESSITDNSASRNGGGVFLETTYKATINSSVSRNTAQFTGGGIFIRGEENVILGSVSENIATQNGGGIYITGSKNNVKSKVQNNTSRKDGGGIYIEFSRSTKIEASEVTGNRSENIGGGIFTFRDLDTTIIDTKVVNNSSKLHGGGIAIYDSTNSLLLNIEITQNKAEVTNSIVYLYKTDGVINFIISNCTISSVPGAKGFGIFEDGLNDILLHKILDNTFVVDTLQGGLYRDFKLDATWLITGVNNPKFSGASDARGNKQK
- a CDS encoding cytochrome c biogenesis protein CcdA, which translates into the protein MEVSIPIVFLAGLLSFLSPCVLPLVLPYISLISGISVSNIKQGKISVRDRVRIVISTLYFTIGFTIIFIVFGVIAGQVGEILSSVKEILSRVMGIIVLVFGLHIIGLLRIPFLEQEKRIGNFSSEKASFLTAFLMGVSFALGWTPCVGPILGTVVGIALHSGSMLYGGALLGVYSLGFSLPFFIISVFIESSVSMLSKARKALRAVGLISGGILVLVGILLITDTMETVSQYFIGIFQ
- the yidD gene encoding membrane protein insertion efficiency factor YidD, producing MGKLVKELIINAIEIYQKYLGPLKGKTCRFYPTCSEYTKEAIAKYGVAKGILLGIRRILRCNPLNPGGYDPLP
- a CDS encoding SpoVG family protein, whose protein sequence is MKITNVRIKKFQSDGRRPSRVKGIASVTFDGQFVVHNIKIVEGQGKLFISMPSRRVGDQNKDIAHPITPEFRKELEEAILSHYNSI
- the nadA gene encoding quinolinate synthase NadA gives rise to the protein METVTSKESIVDEITRLKRKKNAVILAHNYQVGEVQDIADFVGDSLGLSVKAKETNADIIVFCGVHFMAETAYILNPDKKVLLPDLEAGCSLADSITVDELRKWKSQYPDAVVVSYINTTAEIKAESDYCCTSSNALKVINSIPSDKEILFLPDMFLGIYVARATNRKIHVWPGECHVHANIRPSDIEGVRAKHPNADFLIHPECGCTTSCFYYLEKQDISARNTHFLSTEGMVNFVKNSAKNEFVVATELGVLHRMKKYRPDAQYYPVSENMICEYMKKITLEKVLWALKEEKYQVVVPEEIRKKALIPIQRMLEIK
- a CDS encoding amidohydrolase family protein, which translates into the protein MLVFLRPGFILTPDRIIEKQGIYIEIPSGRIVEIGEYRVNAEVVILLRSDTVAIPGIINAHDHLLGSYWPRVGEGPHISWKPWDDILKSSEVYAERSKIPNFYLYLLGAYKNLISGVTTVMDHIPHKVNREFINKLPVKVINEYSLAHEVSEYDLKWGDGVEIEHRRAVENNWPFVTHIEEGFDEESMKGIDYLEEYKALTEHTVMIHGLALSDEDLEKIAKAGAHLITCPISNYFMFKRIARIREWLARGINTSLGTDSPMSGGMNILEEMKFLKMAYKSKYGEDISDRTILFMITSNPAKAFRIDNKVGRIQQGNLADITVIRLKDKDIFSSIVNAWFNDIELVLINGIPYYGFSYYKDIFDKFSSYAHYSRTIIDRKERIIVGSLNDLIKTVWKFVGIKKQLPFIPVTVED
- a CDS encoding ComF family protein, producing MKLITERECYNCGCELEYKNLSYGICEKCLSSIKMIDIFSSCPKCGLPNAKNWCYFCANQKLNMDRNISLYTYDGIIRNIIQKIKFNNETQKIRIIKRLTQNVVLDKIFGEPIDIIVPVPSSLKAFLKRGFDLIELIFKPLARKNRKKFERVIGRKLFAKQQKKLSRDERLRLAKEQFFVRKKREEIKGKTVLIVDDVFTTGSTLNVCSSIIKTLGAGKVFSLTLARSIEEF